aaaattctgaagcctgtcggTCATGTTGATGGATTATATTGAGGGTGATATTAATAATAAATCACAAGTTCCAGTAGACCCCTGTCCAGTAGAGCACGTGTGCATTTCAGCTAGGCATACTTAATGGCAGCTCAGAGATGACACCTCTGGTTACTGTTATCCTTCTTCTTTCATCCTCTCCCCTTGCTTGTCAAGCCACGCACAGCAGAGCTCATGCCTCTGTACTTAATCCAAATAATGAATGAGAAAATAGCCTAATGGTCTTTTCGCCACCAATATGACAGTTCTTTTTATTTAAGGTTCAGAACTTTTTGTAGACCTAGGTCTACTACATTTACAGACTATCTGATTTGAcggcaatgacgaagttgtcctcATCGCCTTTCATTAAACCATTGTTCATATTTCTATAGCCTCACACGTCTCTTATTacctcctcgcttgaaacaaaaagtatGCGAATAGGATGTTTGCTAGCCAGAAACTTCAGTCAAAGGCATGATGGTCTACAACGGTTGATGGAAATGAATCAGTAAAAAACTGACAAACAGGAGCCTAAATATTATCAGGCAACTTACAGCAAGACAAACTTTGCCAGAAATGGAAACCCTAATTAGGCTCAGTGGCTTGGCTCACCAATATTTTTCTTATTTTCGTGACCTTTACCGTGCTCATAAAATGTAAGCCGATAAGGCTACATATAGAGGGTCTCCCTTCAGTACAGTCCCTGGCATTGTTCAATGAAGTTTTcacgaaatctggtcgtcttcctcaTATAGGCTACAGGGCTAGTGCCTATTGGGCTAAATCTTTCAAGACAcgtctttcctttccatcgtggaTGTAAAGCCCAACGCAAATCTTATTTAACATTGGCTTTGTATTACAATCGATACATTGATCAGAAATAGAGCAAAAAGAGTGGGTGAgatctgcacgcgtcttttaacccttgtgttgtgttcataagctgcattgttcgggtcatttttgacccgtgataacaaaactcagccataaaatacctaaaaacactagttttcatcaaatattgtttttcatctcatagctaacttggtatgtattcatatccatggaaatactactttatttattcatctttttgactttacaggtcttttatcttacattatgcaaatcgtttttgatgaccaaaactatcaaaacctgcataaattcactattaatacgtcctaaagtgatacaattagtgattatgttgtccatgtattacagctgatatgagagtacaacaacccccaaatttcttttattagtttttctctaatattaaaaaaatatcatcaatagtgacatttgtggtgttcgggtccaaaccaacccaaagagatttatagcaggataaagaccaaatgtcaactaaattagtttttcagtgcataaaatgaatgtttaaatatgttgacttggtgtttttcaatatttatatgattttagtgtggtaaatatacaaaataacaattctgtcagagtcacagctattctgccaatctaatgcaaagatataggaaatgaacacctcaatgaacatgaaaaaagtcacactattcatctgaatccactatgctatgagcATGGACCATTATCCCATTGCCACAtaaactttatggaaagtataagaccagttctacatgtttgggtgccattatgaatttttgatgcgttttttggacaaaataatgtacaaaaaatattttgcaaacaaatatgcaaaaatgttattatataatgcagaaatggatgtcaattttgacccgaacaccacagatgtaacttttttttttttggacctttaaactttactaaaatgataaaacatattttttgttttgACATGATTGTGACTggggattagatgaagcctcattccaagaAAGTAAAGgagagtgtgtttttttcacactaaaacttgaaaacgggtcaaaaatgacccgaacacaacagaatggttaaaaaaagtgcttgtggtggtgAGTGACCaaagcgctgaacactgaatcagacgcacgagagtgagagagagatctgcatttttttaacaatgcaattatagatagagaggggaagagagagaaagcaataagTGAAAAGCAGTGACACAGCAAAATGGACTCGATCCTCAAAGTTGgggaatgaatgtcgagtgaaagggcaggtattcacagcggtttactctcagcTGGCAGcaaattgcgcatgtgttgttcacaGTGCTGGGTCACGACCCCctacatcaggggtccccaacctttctaggccTGAGGGCTACCAGGGCTACTGagggcttttgttcaaaatcctctactgatgtcttggcatcattctcaaatcacactattattgaatgataatttgtttataggttgtaaagaataaataatctcatatttaaatcaagaaaagcattaactgtgactaaaatctggtagttgtcactgtttattaacatccttggtgggcacctcagaagctcctggagggctacctggcgcccgcgggcacaacgttggtgacacctgccctacattgagaaatgaaatgatggataaaaacagACTATGACAAAGTCTAACGCAACCTCTGACGTCGATGTACTACACATTTTTGGATCAATATCGGATTCTTtgaacttgtgtgtttgtgttgtgtgtgtgtgtttgtgtgtgtatttcacctGCTAGAAAGGATCCAAAGGTGTGGAGGGCAGAAGACACCTGCACTTggcctcctgtagtcacctggcACCTTCGCTGGCTGTAAGGGGCGGGACTTGTGAGGTTGACAGTCAGAGTGGTGCTGCAGGCAGATGTTTTCCTGGTCTGGTAATTGGTGGAGGTCCACAGGTTAGTTCCTGCCACCTCCACCCAGCTAAGGTTAAAATCCGGATGCAGAGTCAACAGGTCACAGTCAAAGCCAGTGTGAAGGACACAGGGCAGGGTCACATGATCTTCAGACTCCACCTCATTCTCACTGGGGGAAGATGGAACTGCAAGACAGGTGACATCATCAGACTCCAAATCATGACAGCATCAAACAGGTGACATCATCATGGAACCATCATTaacactatatcacacacacaaaacacccaatATCCATCGatagacacacagaaaaacacacacacacacacacacacacacacacacacacacacacacacacacacacacacacacacacacacacacacacacacacacacacacacacacacacacacacacacacacacacacacacacacacacacacacacacacacacacacacacacacacacacacacacacacacacacaatttcaaagtTGTAACTGAACACTTACCATCAAGAAGAATAAAGAGAAACTCTTTACTCCGACCACTCAGGGGATTGTAACATCTGTAGTATCCAGCCTCctcagtggtgatgttggtgatgtggagggaacagtcagggAGAAGACTGAGTCTTTCAGCTCTCTCAGGGGACGTGTCTGGCCAGATCTTCCTGGTGGAaactctccactcatctctttgAATTGTGAACTTGAAGCCCCAAACATCTGGATAGTCATGCCATTCCAAAGAGGAGCAGTTTGGACCCCCCACACCGTCACCGGGCAGGGTGGCTGTCCCTCCTACACTGGAGTAAATCACACCTGTAGATGacaaaaacacacgcatacacaaaaacacGATAGACCAATGATTTTTTGAACAGTTTTGATTTCATATAGCTACCAGAGTGAATCTCACAAGTTAGGATTAGCTATTTATTCATATTTCTAAAAAGCTAATGGCCTGTATGGTTTAAACTAATTATATGTTCACATTTAGTGTTTTGGTTTCCGGAATGAGTGCGGGTAGATGCTGGCACGTTTTAGCAGCCACTGCTCGTACTTTTCCACTCAATTAGGCTCCATTACTGACTCAAACTCACTTTGACAACTTTCGGACTATCTTATACCTTTTTggacatgggtggttgacgtttaagggcgtaacgcaaaaaaaaaaaaagtttttcaaattcctgaaaaaaatgatggataaaaattggaaaagaaatgaaaaaaataaagcactcagtggtctgtggaatttcaccttatttttgccatttttgggaaaatgtgtcctgcatcaacacatagcataggcatgtcacaccgcaggaaaatggagtcacaccacagggaattcactgcattatggccattttaatccttttgtatacatgactgacatctgagctcatgctaacttgataatgatatcgtgtttaatcttaatatgtgttttcattaataaaaaagctttttttactcctataagagcagtcacaccacaggacaccataaaatgaacctaagcattgcgtgacagaaagattgcaatatgaagacatattaagaggttaagtgtcaccttaaacttccacagcactctccaataactgaggtactgactggttaggagccagtctttaagacccttgtagttggccttgcagctgcccattcacaaacattgacatacatgtcaccccacaggacgcaatttgtgttacgaaattgaacttgtagttaatattactgtcttgagttttttccacattcacatatcttaatctaaagttaagatttatgcaatcatgccaaatgcttcatacattattaaaaatgttgttggttaatttatatatattattatatattgtttcattaatgttacagtcacactgcaggatatttgacataggtataaacctttacataaatgttacgtttcttctcatctaagactaatatgaaacataatgtaccacatcttctttcattgacatttgttttttaaaggaaaataacagttttgtaggtttttaaccaatgttacgaaaaaacaaggcgtcacgtctcccacccacatacaaaCTAGTCGCCGACGCTTGGCTGTGGGCAAATCGTGACGGCCTACCTGCTACATGGCGTTGgcccgctgctgtggctgctaGCTACTCAACACCTGTTTCCAATGCTGCTCCAGGGAGTTTGGACTGCTGTTGAGCCAGCGTGGCTGCTGGCCTCACCAACTTGTTCCATCCCCTGGTTGCTGGCTACACCAACTACTAGACACCGTTCTGTCTCACAGCGTCCAGCCTCACGTCTTGATTCTGTTGACTGACGGCGTGCTCGGATGACTCCCTCCCTAACTAGCGTCTCAGCGGCCCGGTCCACAGCATTTCGCCGCTTCGTTTAAAAGAACTTTATCTGCTTGTTCGCCTGCCTCCCTCggccgagctcgccccccacgacggAAGACTCTCCATCGCCATCCATCGCAGCTCCTGTCGTGGGTTTTGCTTATCATCTCCACGGTCAACAGTCAAACGTGACTGTTCCATTTTATCATGGACTTAACTTTCCACAGCCGTCTATTTTGTTGCGTTTTGTAaattgagtctctgtatgtctttgaggtttttttatgtttttttttattttatgttgcctatctgtaaagcgtctttgagtgccatgaaaagcgctatataaataaaatgtatcattatttattattatttagtgttagctgtttttttcatttttttcatttatcctttatttagccaggattgtcccattgagactagagtctcttctgccaggtcaaaatggcagcatacatatagttacagacacagacaaacacatagacaaaaaggaaaataaatgtacaaaaaacacattaagaagaataagtttacataaaacgtatgagataaaaaagtagcctatgtgctgcatagtcagaaacaatgacactcctctgtgtatactgtattatttTCCCTCTTAAacgtctctaatgagggcagagagtccatacataatatcttctgcaactcattccataggtatggggcataaaaagaaaaccctgttttccctaattcagtgcgaggagtacaagactgtagtagtaacttgtgtgaggaacgtgtgcaataagataaagtacaaaaagtcaacatattacagatataatagggaagtttgcccaacagtgcctttgcaataaaaagtaacatatgcaatttacgccttaaatacaaggatagccattggactttagagtacagatcacaatggtggCTTCTTGAGGGGGCATCTGTTACAAATAGCAATGCAgaatgataaactgcatccagcttcttgaggagacataagggcgcatgcatatcaattgtatccccataatccaacactgagagaaaagtactttgaaccagcctttttcttgctagaaatgaaaaacattttttcaaacgaaaatAAAAACCAACCTTAAGTCTTTTGGTCTAGCCAAATACCAAGATATTTATAAGAACTAACCCGCTCCAGGAGGGTACCATCAAGTGTTGCTAAGTTACCATCAGGACAAGATCTTGAACATGTGAAAATCATATActtcgttttatttttatttagtgcTAATTTCAATTGCAATAAAGCATTTTGAACAGATATGAAGGAAGTTAGTAAAGAGGTCAAAGCATCTTGCACTGAGGTACCAACGGTGTATAAGGTGTATAAAATggtatcatcagcatacagatGCACTTTGGCTGGGTTTAGGCCCTTATCTATATCATTAATATACAGAGAAAACAGGATTGGGCCAAGAACTGACCCTTGCGGGACACCTGCTTTTATGGTAAATAGGGTTGATTGAAGGTTCTCTAATGCAACACACTGTGTCCTGCCAACTAGATAATCTGAAAACCATTGTAACACTGGACTAATAAAACCTATTGCCGTAAGTCTATGCAACAGTATTTTGAAATCAAGTGTGcacaacatgattttttttcaatcAGATTATAAAAATTGGTGTGTTTGATAATGTGTAGAGTGGAAATCATGTTGGGTTATTACAATGTGTTGATTTTGAATAGATTAAGCATAAACTACGGGACCACAAGAGAGGGAGTCTTTTGATTTGGGGAACTTGGGTTAGCTGATGAGCCTTCTACTAGCCTGAGTCAGGACAGAAGGTCCTTTTGGCGTCAGAAGGAAGACAACAGGTGGTCACCATGACCCAGGCTGTATCAAATTGGCCCTGGCTGGAAGAGGCACAGGGACCGGTTTCAACTGCAATAGTCTGGAATATTGTATGATGACGATCCATTGGTATGTGAGCACAAGTGTTGTTGACATCACCTGTGAGTTCTATGACTGGATGTGCCCTGTCGAGGTGGTGGGCTAAAGCCTTGTTGTGGAGAGGTGTCAGATGCTCGTGGCCTAaagaatgttgttatgatgtcctTTCATGTAAAATACAAGTCTGAGGATGGAACCAGCGCAAGCTAATGGGGacggggacaagtgacctgttggaAGCAAATCTCATATGTTAAATTCtgttaaactaatcaaaagttatagcagtttatatattttagagcgccacCCGCAGGCCATTTTGCTGTTATCTGCTATTTTGCTattttatctgtgtgtttgacattcaaactcaaattgttctatagaccctaaacttcaacttggaagtgaaaaccaaactttaacaccaatttgaaatgactgagcctaatacgacacCATTACAAGTCTGAGGATGGAACCAGTGCAAGCTAATGGGGacggggacaagtgacctgttggaTGCAGGAACATCTTCTCCAAGGCCACATGTGTTGATTTGCCAGGCAGAGGATCAGGGGCACGTGAACACATGAAGGATGACtggaagtgtgtgcatgtataaccCTAACATCTTTGGCCCTTTTCTATGGAACCAAGACAAATGGACCATCAACTCCAGTTGTATATGGCAATGTGGGTGTCtatgtgtttatttcattttttatttgtcctttattttactagggtagtcataATGAGGCAGTTGCCtatttttcaagtgggccctagccaggAGAGCAATAAAAAATGCAAAACACACTACGTAGGACTCACAATATAGACATAAACAAAAAAGTCACAAAAGACAACATGAACACAGAAAGCAAAGTATAAATGATTAAGACATAAAACATGCAGGATACAACCATTTAGGTatagaaatatgcaggacataacaaaaacatgccaGCAAGACAAACAGAGCTCATCAAGATGGCAAGACATCTGCAACACCATACCAGACAACACCATACCAGAAAGCACAAATACACAATACTCAGCAAGAAAGGCAAAAGAAAAACATAGCGTATAGGGCAACAGGATAGATACATGTTCAGAGATAAAACACAGAACTAGGACAtaacaagaagcatagaccaaAGCAGATATGGCAGACACTACAAGATGAACATAAGACATGATGCTGTATTTGGGGGAagcagtgctctgccaacgcttttacatctcagtctgtaggctactcttagggaaattatagtctagtgactctactatcactcactgcgttacagcgtacagtcttcaaagccactgctgtcactcccctcgtccgagtcactcagcagtggcgccctcggcgactcggtgagacgaatcctgactgagttgttggtagcagcgaatcccctatggatcggatcaacgcttaagtttcgtttttgccacgagtgtgcgagtcgcaaggcaactcggcagcggaagcgagtggtcatctgctgctcgcctcctgactgtccctgctcaactagacttctgctcccaaatatttgacttttagtcttcttaaatacaaacacacacattatttattgcaaaatcaggaacatgccgtttcactgttGCCAAAGGCTGTTTGAGTCGTGGTtccatgtttagtgaggagacccaggtgggtcggatcgcagcatgagtttaggaactgtgacaattcataaagtgagttttggtgatcaaactgtcttactctttgatttatcaacgtgaattgatgaatggaacaacaaaggcgaggcgcatagctacttaacggcagaaacgttttaaaaaatatgttattattatttattttttatttattttaaagaagtgatccgtctaatccggataccctccttggaatgatccaatcaatccggacgcctcaaagatttgAGTTAAGCACCTCAGTAGCCTGTGTTATGAGTGTGGATGGGTGTTTGTCAATGTTGTCCAtgtatggacaaatgtgtgtTAAACTAAGGACAAACAGGTAATGCCAGACACAGGAGTGATGTGAAGGTCTTAGGATGCGCATGACAACATAAGAAGATCTGGACGATTCcagttgcacacacagagactattTTGTTTACATATTATAGTGAAAGGATGTTACTGTATAATCATTTGGTTGAGGAAAATTCTGTGTTCATCTCTGTTGCCATCAGGGTGAGATAAGGTGAACCCAGAGCTCTTGTCATCAGGGTGAGATAAGCTCTGCATTTTATGCTTCATTCACTCTTCATTCACTTAGTAACTTAGTCATTTTCATGTATTAGATCAATAAATAATCTCTTAATTTGGACATAATCATAAATTGTCGGCTCTACTCCTTTCAGACGGGTGCTTCCGGATGAAGCTGACCCACTGGTAGGGTAGCTGGCGCTGACAccctcaccataagcctcccaacgcccctttagTATTGAAACATAAAATAGCCCAATGCCTCCCATTGGGAATTAATGCCGCATTCCCCagcggtaggagcttcccaatatgcaaccaggagtcagCTACCTCACACTTGAAAGTGTctcaaccagcaagtcaaacaaactacaaacatggagggacaaaaatacatatccacttctcaaataagccagcaatgtaaaaaaaaatgaggtgtaaacaaaaccatgttttttttctctcatttaaTCTTTGAGAGAGGCAATGGTAATATAACTACACCATAAAAAAGTTCACGGGCggttttgcaaccgttaaccaGTCCGATtcaactctatttgtccatagaatgatgATTGCCGAGCAATATGCAACGTCAACTATTCCGAACACTGTGCGCTGcctttgctgtgatgacatcacgattgtcaatgcGACAAAGTCAGTTTGCTTCGATTTGGCCCTAGCTCACGACTTGAACATTCCTCTTCAACAGACATTCTAGTCcagcagttaactgtcaaaatagcccagaatagttcactttggtatgcaagcatgaaaattggcacagatgttcattagaatgtactctatcagctcagggcgttggccacgcaaaaatccaagatggccgccatttttcaagatggccaccttctccacttctaaataagtctaagaatagttaaattagtgatgcaagcatgtcatttggtaaaattgttcatttgaatgtactttttcaaaatatggtgttggccacgcaaaatccaagatggccaccatttttcaagatggcaaccctcgccactcgcaaataagtctaagaatagttaaattagtgatgcaatcatgtaatttggcagaaatgtgtctttgtatgcacttttttttttaaaaaaatggtgttggatacacaaaattcaagatggccacccatagagagagagagagagagagagagagacagcactttCGCTCATAAACCCCaaacaattggtgccttcttggcagcctccagagctggtctgtgaatgtgagaatgagtatgtgctccacaaatacaaagtgcagaaggtattactagtggagtctgtaaaggttttaccattacggaagtgataaaagcaccaaactttgcatggtgtgtctttagggtattaagctgtaattctagcctaggagccatcggaaaaaaataattctaccatgtcatatacaatgtcatgttgtgtaatgcattacattgttagtacatgacattatacttagctgacaatgttaatatagtcccaaatccagcagagatgaagcaatggcagttgtagcctgcttgacagattgatgaaactactaTTCCAATaccccttatgttgtgttcgggtcatttt
Above is a window of Engraulis encrasicolus isolate BLACKSEA-1 unplaced genomic scaffold, IST_EnEncr_1.0 scaffold_361_np1212, whole genome shotgun sequence DNA encoding:
- the LOC134443747 gene encoding uncharacterized protein LOC134443747; this translates as MDEGVIYSRVGETATLPCDGVGGQNCSSVEWHEGLSYSKLWPDAPPKRAERLSLLPDCSLHITDITTEEAGNYRCYNSLSGQRKEFLLILLDGVIYSSVGGTATLPGDGVGGPNCSSLEWHDYPDVWGFKFTIQRDEWRVSTRKIWPDTSPERAERLSLLPDCSLHITNITTEEAGYYRCYNPLSGRSKEFLFILLDVPSSPSENEVESEDHVTLPCVLHTGFDCDLLTLHPDFNLSWVEVAGTNLWTSTNYQTRKTSACSTTLTVNLTSPAPYSQRRCQVTTGGQVQVSSALHTFGSFLADVYMVVRVAIVLFLTVCAIALEIIWRRRRQNSQ